The region TCTTACCCAGAGGGTCGTGTAAGCTGCTGGTAGAAGGTATTCGAGAAAAACCCATTTCTATTCCATAGGAATGGTGACCTGTCTGTTGCTTGCCCCTTAACTAAGCAGTCAGGTCTCCCAACTTCTCCCTCCCAAACCCCCACCCATGCAGAAATGTCCTCAGCCCCCTGCTGTAATAGGAGGTGAATCTGGAGGCCTGGGTTTGTTGTGAGTGCAGGACTACGTGGGTCCGAAAGACATCTTATTTTCCACCCCActacaaagaggaaaggaattagtagaaggaaggggggagggttaGAAGTAAGAGAGGTGCAGCCAAGTGGGGTTTGCGCATGAGTAGGTGGTGCGGGAAGTCGAGTTGGGACTAGAATCCGGCTGGCAGAGGCGCCTAGAGGAAGGAAAGCGGACCTGGCCCACGCCCAGAGCACGGTGTTGGGAGCAGACAAACGCCGGCCGGTGGCATGCAGTGACAGCCACTGGCCAGACTCTTACAGGCGTGGCTAATAGTTGGAAGCAGTGCAGGGCAGAAACTGGGCTCCAAGCGGGCTGCCGGTGGGCCTCCAGGAGGTGCTCTGCCCTTTTCCTCGCCCCCAAAACACGGTGCCGAGACTACTCCAGTGCCCTGGTAGTCACAGCCTCTAAAACCACCTCGAAGCTGGACCCTGGGGTCGCGGGTGGACTCCGCGCGCCCCCTGCTGGCCCGTCTTGGGTCGCGTCGGCACGCGGTCGCCGGGTCCCGATTCGGGGAAACCCTATCGGGGAAACCTCGGGGCGTGACGTCATCTCTCGGTGACGTCACCCAGCCCCCGGGGAGTGCGGGGGTTCCCACCGAGGAGGCATCCCCGGCCCTGCGCGGGACGCGGATGCAGGCTGGGAGTCACCTAGGATCCCGGCGAGCCTCGCTGAGCCCTGTGTCTGCCCCGCAGGTCGCTCGCGGCCCCGGGTGAAGCAGGCCCGCGCCGGCCGGCGCCATGGAAAGGAGAGGGAACTACAGTTGCCCCCCGCCGGCATGCGCACCTATTGAGCCCCGCCGCAGGCAGCCCCCGGCCGCAGGTCCTCGAGTGACACTGGCGGCACCTGGGAGCGTGGCGCGGCCCCGGGGCCACGCCGAGGAGCCCAGCGTTCAGTAAAGCTGACGAGGACCTGCCGCTTGCGCCGCAGCCATGGTGATGTCCCAGGGCACCTACACGTTCCTCACGTGCTTCGCCGGCTTCTGGCTCATCTGGGGTCTCATCGTCCTGCTCTGCTGCTTCTGCAGCTTCCTGCGCCGCCGCCTCAAACGGCGCCAGGAGGAGCGACTGAGGGAGCAGAACCTGCGcgccctggagctggagccccTCGAGCTTGAGGGCAGCCTGGCTGGAAGTCCTCCGGGCCTggcgccgccaccgccaccgcacCGCAGCCGTCTGGAGGCGCCTGTGCACGCGCACTCGCACGTGCACGTGCACCCTCTGCTGCACCACGGGCCGGCGCAGCCGCACGCGCACCCGCACCCACACCATCACGCACTGCCGCACCCACCGCCGTCGCACCTCTCCGTGCCGCCCCGGCCCTGGAGCTATCCGCGCCAAGGTAAGGCTGCGCTCCGGCAGGCGAGCGCTACCTGCCCGTGCTGGAGGCTCCCACCCTTAGCACCGGGAGAAGcgggctggggtggtggtggctgggCGAGGCTTCTGCCTGGGGCCGGCGGCTCCATCCTCACCAGCCCGCTTCCCGTTCCGCAGCGGAATCGGACATGTCTAAGCCGCCGTGCTACGAGGAGGCGGTGCTGATGGCCGAGCCGCCGCCGCCCTACAGCGAGGTGCTCACGGACACTCGCGGCCTCTACCGCAAGATCGTCACGCCCTTTCTGAGCCGCCGCGACAGCGCGGAGAAGCAGGAGCAGCCGCCTCCGAGTTACAAGCCTCTCTTCCTGGACCGGGGCTATACCTCGGCGCTGCATCTTCCCAGCGCCCCGCGGCCCGccgccccctgccctgccctctgtctGCAGGCGGACCGCAGCCGCCGTGTCTTCCCCAGCTGGACCGACTCAGAGCTCAGCAGCCGAGAGCCCCTGGAGCACGGAGCTTGGCGCCTGCCCGTCTCCATCCCCTTGTTCGGGAGGACTACAGCCGTATAGAGGGGCGCCCGGCGTCCCGAGCCCCACGGGCGAACTCCTAGCCTGACTGCGAGGCTTTTTAAATGCTTCCCTTGGActgcagggaggggtggggggagggagggatttctTACCCTGTTTGTTACATTTTGAGGATAATAAAGGTGTGTGATCTGCTTTGGTACAAGCGGAGGGGGATACCAGCTGCTTTAAGCACAAGGTGCTAGTGACCGGGCATGTTGGACCTTAGGGAAGTGCCCGAGTCCTGGCCTGGGGGCGGAGGGCGGGCATACGGAGTagccctgggaaaccagaggttGCTTCTTAAGGGCGGGATGTTCCGGCTCCTTTTAACCAGCTTTTGTGCGCCCCCTGTAGCCTCGGAGGTGATAGGAGTTGGGACGCGGGTCGTGAGGGCCGGCGCCCACGCCAGATCAACCCCTGGAGGCCCAGAGCAGCAGGCCCGAAGGGATCTGGATTTCTTTATTAACAGACATGAGCACGACCCATTACATAagtttgtgctttaaaaaaaaaagttaatgtgaAAAAGAAcccaagcagagaggaaggaactgggGAGGGGCCACCCAAACCACTGGGTCCCATCAATAAACCCTGACTTGAATCACGCCTAGGACCTCCAGCCTGGGACCTGCCCGGCAGGAGAGGGCGGGAAGCCAAGGGGCCCCAGGTGGGTCTGATAATTCCTTTCGACCAAGCAGCGAGggtaaagagaaggggaggggtccCAGGGAGCCAGAGCCCACGAGCCATTTATTGCCATGTTTTAAATTTCGTGCAAAATATCTGAAGCCCTGGATAGAGAATAcaaagtgatatttttttttccaagaaacatAAAACTAGGAAAAGTGATGGGGGGGAACATTTTCCCACCAGAACCCCCGACCCCCACCAGGTCCCAAGCAGGGTGAGGCCTCCACCCTGGTCAGCTGAGCAGGAAGGACTAAGCTACAATCTGGTctgggcaggaagggggtggaaTCTGCAACATTGTTTCAACTACCAACGGGAGGAAAACCAGTCAATTGTACAAGtctatcaacttttaaaaaaaagagaaaagctgtaAAAGTCAGGCCCTGTGGGTAGAGAAGCAGACAGGTCCCCGGCCAGTGCCGGAATCCAGAGTGGGAGCCAGGCGGGGCTGCTGCTAATGCTGGCACTGCAAGCCGGCTGGCCAGAGGCCACTGCAGGTGGGCAGCCTTGGCGAGGGCAGCCAGGGGGCAGTCGCCACTACTAATCACCACCCTCGAAGCCCTCTTCCTCTTCAGGAACTGGGTCTGCATCCCAGCAGGTGATGTCGATTTCTAAGATAcattgggagaggagagaaggctggGTGGATCCATCAATggtgctgccaccaccaccacccccaacctcTAAGAGCTGTGCCAACCGTGTTTAGTGACACCACTAGCCCTCCAATCCCATCCGGAAGCCAGAATTCCCACCATTCATCCGGGGATACTACCTGGAGGCTTGTTGTAGAATACAGGAGGTGGAGCCTTTGCACATGGCTCTTCTGATTGGGCGAATTCTTCCTCCTGTGACTGACTGAAGTATCCTTCGCTGGCCTGCTGgggtttgttatttgtttttggtttgtttgtttgtttattttaataaaagcacCGGTCACCAGGCCCCAACTGTCAGGACTACAGCTGATCTATCAGGCCTGAGCCTGTTTCCCCAGCAACCACTCTTGGAATCCTGGGTTGCTAGGGAAACACAGATGCCTGCCAGGGAACaaatgcagggatggagaagGGGGAATAGAGCTGCTTCTCAACGCGGATCTACAAGCAGTCAGCCCTCCCCCTCCGCACTGACCACTGTCCCTCCCACCAGGCTCCCCCTGTCCCACCTGGGTCCCCTCCTTCTGAGTGGTCTCTCCATTGGTCAGCAGATGAGGTTCTGGCTCCAACTCCTGCTCCAACACCTGATCTACCTCCTCTAGGGCTGAGGGCATAGTTAGGACCTGGGAGGCAGCCAGCGGCTCTCCTTCGGCTTCCTCCTCCGGGTCACAGAAGGTGGCTGGAGGTTCTGGCAGCTCATCGAAATTAAGAAGGTTGGCACAGCCTTCGCCCACTGGTGGCAGCGGCTCCTGAGCTGCCTCATTCAGCAGAGGCACCTCTGCCAGGGAGGCCTCAGCACctgagggtggggtgggcacCCTGGGTTCAGCCTGAGGCGTTGAGGCCTCTTCCCCGTTGCCGGGCCACAGATCAATGAGGCTGGCAGCGGCAGGGGTGACGTTGTCGGCAATAGTGGTGGCAGTAGTGGCAGTGGTGGTCTCGATGGTGTCAGCTGCATGAGCATCAGCTACTGAGGTGACAGAGGCATCAGGCTCTGGAGAGGCCGCCAGGACAGCCTGCTCTGGAGATTCTGTGCACATCAAGTCCTCCGTGGGGCTGCTTTGCAACAGGGGAGGTTCCTGTGCCCGAGGAGGCTCCTCTGCACAGCCAGCCCAGACCTGAGGAGCTGCTGCTACTTTGGCCTCCTTGCAGACCTCTTCACCGTCCAGTCTGGGAGTAGACTCCTGGGCCTCTGTCGCACACGAAGGACACAATGCAGTCAGTCCCCTTGAGGAAGGACAGATGCCCTGGGCCAGTGTACCATGCCCCGCCCACCCACTGAAAAGAGAGGAGTTTGGGACTTCTGGGCAGGACCTACCACAGAGGCATCTTTCAGCATCAGTCATACCTCCCGGTCCTTTCACCCACCCTTTTTAAACCCCTGGGAGGAAGGCCACATTCCTCAGTGATGAGCCAAATGAGGTTTAAAGAAGTCATGTCTGATAGCGACACCGGGGCTGTCCTCCACTACAGCCACATCCTTACCAGTGTAGTGTTGGTGATGGAGTGGTCCAGGTCCTTTGAACTACGTTACCGTGGCAACCCAgggttcccccctccccccgcccagAGACTGATAGAAGAATGGGAACCGGTGGAGCCCTTCTCTTACCTTGAgctggtgggggtggtggaggtgggggtggaggctgcGAGGATGTGACCTCATCCAGGGCCCTCTCGATCTGCTCCGTGATGGGGGTGGAGGCTGTGCTGGAATCAGATGGGCTCCGGGTGGGAATGGGAGTGGGCGCCATCCTCCGGTGGCTGTCCAGGTGACTGCCTGTGGAGCAAACGTCCAGGCTAGTGAGCGAGGGCTTGGAGCTAGGTGGACTCGGGACTATCCACCTTGTGTCTTGAGTGCGGGTGGGGGCTGTGAGCTCCCCAGGCCCCCCAGGGGCCAGATTACTGCTCCAGACCCTGTAAACCAGGCCGCTGGGGGCCAATGCCCTAAGGGCCAGGGACAAGAGGCAGGTAGTACCTGCTCTGGGGACAAACACCAGCAGTCGGCAGTCAGGCTGGGGGAGAAAGGGCGAGGGGGCTGCTGGGAAGCGGGGCCCTCCTTACCCCACCCTGCCGAGGCCTGGGGCTGCTACCTacatgggagggaggaagagaggtttGGGGTGCGGTGGCAGGTGATATAGGGAAAGGGAGTCcgtggaggggaagaggaggaagaggaggaggaggaaggcccaCTGTCCGATGCCTTTATGAAAGGGCAGTACGGACGACCTgccaagagagacagacagagaaagagacagaggacaagagagggtcagtctcccccacccctgccccaaggCCTCACCCACCCCCAGGGCCAGCCCTAGATGTCCAAGCCACCTTCAGCCAAGGTGCACATTCAGCCAAGCTGGGCCACAGCCGCCAGCCATCTGATGCCCCCCACCAGATACACGCATGGGGACACACACGGCCAGCCTCTGTGTAGCAGCGTGAATGGGTATAGTCTGCCATGCCCCTGGAACCCCAGCAACATGACCAAGCACACAGTAGATGCAAATACTCAGAGCAGCGGACAAGAAATGGAAGGGCGCTtcaaggggaggaggaagccacACAAGGAGAAGCGAACAAGCGAGCCCAGAGAACAGCTGCTCCAGGGAGCTCACACTGAAAGGTCAAAGCAAGATCCCACCCGACATGCATCCAAAGCCTTCAGGCCGGACCTAGTCCAGCCCTGCAGGGAAGCTTCCGACACCAGCAGTGTGTGTGAACCTTCACCAAACTGATCAACAGGCCTAGAGTACCAGCCATTACTCAGCCAAAGCCCAGCATTTGACagtgccccaccccccaacccagcCCCTCTGGGGGGTGCTACCACCTGGAGAGCTGGGTGTGGAAGCACACGGAAGGGGGGTCTTGCCTTCTCCAAGGAGTCCTTGGGAAAGGCTTCTTTTCCAAGAAGAAGTCCCAAAGGGATTTAGGGCCACAGTCTGAGGAGTACGGATCGGGCAAGGAGGGGACCAAGGACTACCTGGTCGGTGGTTGAAGGGCGAGGGTGCGTCACAGCTGCCACCAGAGGCCGAAGCCACTCGTTCCTGCTGTCTGAAGAACTCCCGTGGGTTATCAGGCCGCTGGGCAATGATGGCAGCTGCCTCCTGAGGGCACAAGGGAAGAGTTAGAGAGCTGGGCAGGGCTAGCCGTCTGAGCCAGCCCTTGCCCATCTGTCTCACTTGCCACTCCCCCGCTCTCACCTCCACCTCAGATTCCGACTTCTTCATCTGGgactcttcctcttcatctcgcTGGTCACCCTGGAAACCAGAGGGACAATGTCCTGAGCGTCTCTTCCCAACCCAGCAGGATCTCAAAGCTGGCACTTTGCTCCTCTCAGTACCCAGTTTCCACAGCCTTCTCTTTCGACGTCTGCAGCCACCTCAACCCCGGAGCCACCAGTCAGGCCTTGAATACCCAACCTCACCAGGTGTCCAGGACCTTCTAGAATACTCCAGGTCCTTGAGCTACCTTAAAGCCACACAGAGCACAAGCTGAACATGGCCGGTGGGCTGGGTGGTGTTGTGATGCCCTATCTTAAAAGCATGGATGTCTGTTCAccacgtgtgtgcagtgccctcagaggccaaaagggGGCGCTGTAGCCCTAGAATTGGAGCCACAGATGGCTCCCAACATGTGGGTTGCCGGGACTTGAGCCGAGATCTTCAGGAAGAGAAACTGCTCTTCTCAGCTGAGCCACTTCTTCAGGCCCCAAGAGCAAGGTGTTAACCCCACATGAATCAAGCCGCTATCACTAAGCTGCTATCGGTTTCATACTGAACTGAAAAGAGAATCTGGTTTCTCATTTTGTCATACATGGGATTGTACCCAGGTCCTCTCAGAAGCCAAGCAAATGCCTTAGCAGTGGCTACAcccttcctgtttttattttgagccagggtctcattaAACTgttaagctggccttgaacttacagcttTACCACCtgccttggcttttgttttttaagatggaATCTCTCACAGTCCTCTGGGTATCTAGTTTGTATTCCCCCTCTCTGGCTCTGTGTGTCCCACCCTGGGAGTGGGGGGGCGAAGGCTTGCTGGACAGCGTTCTACCTCTGAGCTGCGTACCCGGGCCCCCAGTTTCCCAACACCATGGTGGACAGTCATCCGGAAGCTGCCCTTACACTGGAGCCCTGATGCCCAGTTCACTGcagtcccccccgcccccactccctAATTTCCATTTGGCCATTTCCTGGCTTATGTTTTAAGACTGAAACCCAGGACTATAGGTGGGCGGGCCCCTTACTTGGCTACATTCCCTCTTCCTCAGACTAATCTAGACTCCTTCATATCTCCAACCACACCATCTATCCCGGCTCCAACTCGCCCACACACTCTGCTAGATGTGGACATGATGTCTTCTGCATGCTCCAGTTACAGGCTAGAGTACTCATCCCGTTTCCCAACCCCGTGTTTTGGCATCGGAGGTCAGCTCACGTCTCCCGAGTGCCTGACCTACCGTCAGGCCTCTCCAGTTTAAGGCCTCTCTCTGCTCGGCCGCTAACTCCTGAGCAAGAAGCCCCTGGTTCATTCAGGTCATTACCTTTTCTGGGTCCCCTCAGGGAGTTCCCAGTAGATACCACAGACTACAGAgcattgtttttcctgtttctggGGTCACTTCCCTCACCCTCTGTGAGCAACACAGGATGAAGCCCCACGTCTGTGAATGACCAGCACGGCTGGTATTGTTCAACGGAACTCACTACATGAAAAGTCTCTTATTTGGCATCTCCTGCTGTTCGTGGGGCAAACTGGGCAGAAGGGGCTgctagagaaagggaagaaactaGGTGAAGAGCAGAactttcttcttatattttaagaCGGGGTCTTACTTTATAGaactggctggtctggaactcataatgtagaccaggctggccttgaagtcgcAGTGATCTGTCTGCTTCGGCTTTCCTGGTGGTGGGATTACGGGTTTGTGCCACCACTCTTGGCTCTGAGCTCTGCCTTTGAGCATAG is a window of Rattus rattus isolate New Zealand chromosome 14, Rrattus_CSIRO_v1, whole genome shotgun sequence DNA encoding:
- the Prr7 gene encoding proline-rich protein 7; its protein translation is MVMSQGTYTFLTCFAGFWLIWGLIVLLCCFCSFLRRRLKRRQEERLREQNLRALELEPLELEGSLAGSPPGLAPPPPPHRSRLEAPVHAHSHVHVHPLLHHGPAQPHAHPHPHHHALPHPPPSHLSVPPRPWSYPRQAESDMSKPPCYEEAVLMAEPPPPYSEVLTDTRGLYRKIVTPFLSRRDSAEKQEQPPPSYKPLFLDRGYTSALHLPSAPRPAAPCPALCLQADRSRRVFPSWTDSELSSREPLEHGAWRLPVSIPLFGRTTAV
- the Dbn1 gene encoding drebrin isoform X1, with translation MAGVSFSGHRLELLAAYEEVIREESAADWALYTYEDGSDDLKLAASGEGGLQELSGHFENQKVMYGFCSVKDSQAALPKYVLINWVGEDVPDARKCACASHVAKVAEFFQGVDVIVNASSVEDIDAGAIGQRLSNGLARLSSPVLHRLRLREDENAEPVGTTYQKTDAAVEMKRINREQFWEQAKKEEELRKEEERKKALDARLRFEQERMEQERQEQEERERRYREREQQIEEHRRKQQSLEAEEAKRRLKDQSIFGDQRDEEEESQMKKSESEVEEAAAIIAQRPDNPREFFRQQERVASASGGSCDAPSPFNHRPGRPYCPFIKASDSGPSSSSSSSSSPPRTPFPYITCHRTPNLSSSLPCSHLDSHRRMAPTPIPTRSPSDSSTASTPITEQIERALDEVTSSQPPPPPPPPPPAQEAQESTPRLDGEEVCKEAKVAAAPQVWAGCAEEPPRAQEPPLLQSSPTEDLMCTESPEQAVLAASPEPDASVTSVADAHAADTIETTTATTATTIADNVTPAAASLIDLWPGNGEEASTPQAEPRVPTPPSGAEASLAEVPLLNEAAQEPLPPVGEGCANLLNFDELPEPPATFCDPEEEAEGEPLAASQVLTMPSALEEVDQVLEQELEPEPHLLTNGETTQKEGTQQASEGYFSQSQEEEFAQSEEPCAKAPPPVFYNKPPEIDITCWDADPVPEEEEGFEGGD
- the Dbn1 gene encoding drebrin isoform X4, translated to MAGVSFSGHRLELLAAYEEVIREESAADWALYTYEDGSDDLKLAASGGGLQELSGHFENQKVMYGFCSVKDSQAALPKYVLINWVGEDVPDARKCACASHVAKVAEFFQGVDVIVNASSVEDIDAGAIGQRLSNGLARLSSPVLHRLRLREDENAEPVGTTYQKTDAAVEMKRINREQFWEQAKKEEELRKEEERKKALDARLRFEQERMEQERQEQEERERRYREREQQIEEHRRKQQSLEAEEAKRRLKDQSIFGDQRDEEEESQMKKSESEVEEAAAIIAQRPDNPREFFRQQERVASASGGSCDAPSPFNHRPGRPYCPFIKASDSGPSSSSSSSSSPPRTPFPYITCHRTPNLSSSLPCSHLDSHRRMAPTPIPTRSPSDSSTASTPITEQIERALDEVTSSQPPPPPPPPPPAQEAQESTPRLDGEEVCKEAKVAAAPQVWAGCAEEPPRAQEPPLLQSSPTEDLMCTESPEQAVLAASPEPDASVTSVADAHAADTIETTTATTATTIADNVTPAAASLIDLWPGNGEEASTPQAEPRVPTPPSGAEASLAEVPLLNEAAQEPLPPVGEGCANLLNFDELPEPPATFCDPEEEAEGEPLAASQVLTMPSALEEVDQVLEQELEPEPHLLTNGETTQKEGTQASEGYFSQSQEEEFAQSEEPCAKAPPPVFYNKPPEIDITCWDADPVPEEEEGFEGGD
- the Dbn1 gene encoding drebrin isoform X6, whose translation is MAGVSFSGHRLELLAAYEEVIREESAADWALYTYEDGSDDLKLAASGEGGLQELSGHFENQKVMYGFCSVKDSQAALPKYVLINWVGEDVPDARKCACASHVAKVAEFFQGVDVIVNASSVEDIDAGAIGQRLSNGLARLSSPVLHRLRLREDENAEPVGTTYQKTDAAVEMKRINREQFWEQAKKEEELRKEEERKKALDARLRFEQERMEQERQEQEERERRYREREQQIEEHRRKQQSLEAEEAKRRLKDQSIFGDQRDEEEESQMKKSESEVEEAAAIIAQRPDNPREFFRQQERVASASGGSCDAPSPFNHRPGSHLDSHRRMAPTPIPTRSPSDSSTASTPITEQIERALDEVTSSQPPPPPPPPPPAQEAQESTPRLDGEEVCKEAKVAAAPQVWAGCAEEPPRAQEPPLLQSSPTEDLMCTESPEQAVLAASPEPDASVTSVADAHAADTIETTTATTATTIADNVTPAAASLIDLWPGNGEEASTPQAEPRVPTPPSGAEASLAEVPLLNEAAQEPLPPVGEGCANLLNFDELPEPPATFCDPEEEAEGEPLAASQVLTMPSALEEVDQVLEQELEPEPHLLTNGETTQKEGTQASEGYFSQSQEEEFAQSEEPCAKAPPPVFYNKPPEIDITCWDADPVPEEEEGFEGGD
- the Dbn1 gene encoding drebrin isoform X3, with translation MAGVSFSGHRLELLAAYEEVIREESAADWALYTYEDGSDDLKLAASGGGLQELSGHFENQKVMYGFCSVKDSQAALPKYVLINWVGEDVPDARKCACASHVAKVAEFFQGVDVIVNASSVEDIDAGAIGQRLSNGLARLSSPVLHRLRLREDENAEPVGTTYQKTDAAVEMKRINREQFWEQAKKEEELRKEEERKKALDARLRFEQERMEQERQEQEERERRYREREQQIEEHRRKQQSLEAEEAKRRLKDQSIFGDQRDEEEESQMKKSESEVEEAAAIIAQRPDNPREFFRQQERVASASGGSCDAPSPFNHRPGRPYCPFIKASDSGPSSSSSSSSSPPRTPFPYITCHRTPNLSSSLPCSHLDSHRRMAPTPIPTRSPSDSSTASTPITEQIERALDEVTSSQPPPPPPPPPPAQEAQESTPRLDGEEVCKEAKVAAAPQVWAGCAEEPPRAQEPPLLQSSPTEDLMCTESPEQAVLAASPEPDASVTSVADAHAADTIETTTATTATTIADNVTPAAASLIDLWPGNGEEASTPQAEPRVPTPPSGAEASLAEVPLLNEAAQEPLPPVGEGCANLLNFDELPEPPATFCDPEEEAEGEPLAASQVLTMPSALEEVDQVLEQELEPEPHLLTNGETTQKEGTQQASEGYFSQSQEEEFAQSEEPCAKAPPPVFYNKPPEIDITCWDADPVPEEEEGFEGGD
- the Dbn1 gene encoding drebrin isoform X5, whose translation is MAGVSFSGHRLELLAAYEEVIREESAADWALYTYEDGSDDLKLAASGEGGLQELSGHFENQKVMYGFCSVKDSQAALPKYVLINWVGEDVPDARKCACASHVAKVAEFFQGVDVIVNASSVEDIDAGAIGQRLSNGLARLSSPVLHRLRLREDENAEPVGTTYQKTDAAVEMKRINREQFWEQAKKEEELRKEEERKKALDARLRFEQERMEQERQEQEERERRYREREQQIEEHRRKQQSLEAEEAKRRLKDQSIFGDQRDEEEESQMKKSESEVEEAAAIIAQRPDNPREFFRQQERVASASGGSCDAPSPFNHRPGSHLDSHRRMAPTPIPTRSPSDSSTASTPITEQIERALDEVTSSQPPPPPPPPPPAQEAQESTPRLDGEEVCKEAKVAAAPQVWAGCAEEPPRAQEPPLLQSSPTEDLMCTESPEQAVLAASPEPDASVTSVADAHAADTIETTTATTATTIADNVTPAAASLIDLWPGNGEEASTPQAEPRVPTPPSGAEASLAEVPLLNEAAQEPLPPVGEGCANLLNFDELPEPPATFCDPEEEAEGEPLAASQVLTMPSALEEVDQVLEQELEPEPHLLTNGETTQKEGTQQASEGYFSQSQEEEFAQSEEPCAKAPPPVFYNKPPEIDITCWDADPVPEEEEGFEGGD
- the Dbn1 gene encoding drebrin isoform X2, with the protein product MAGVSFSGHRLELLAAYEEVIREESAADWALYTYEDGSDDLKLAASGEGGLQELSGHFENQKVMYGFCSVKDSQAALPKYVLINWVGEDVPDARKCACASHVAKVAEFFQGVDVIVNASSVEDIDAGAIGQRLSNGLARLSSPVLHRLRLREDENAEPVGTTYQKTDAAVEMKRINREQFWEQAKKEEELRKEEERKKALDARLRFEQERMEQERQEQEERERRYREREQQIEEHRRKQQSLEAEEAKRRLKDQSIFGDQRDEEEESQMKKSESEVEEAAAIIAQRPDNPREFFRQQERVASASGGSCDAPSPFNHRPGRPYCPFIKASDSGPSSSSSSSSSPPRTPFPYITCHRTPNLSSSLPCSHLDSHRRMAPTPIPTRSPSDSSTASTPITEQIERALDEVTSSQPPPPPPPPPPAQEAQESTPRLDGEEVCKEAKVAAAPQVWAGCAEEPPRAQEPPLLQSSPTEDLMCTESPEQAVLAASPEPDASVTSVADAHAADTIETTTATTATTIADNVTPAAASLIDLWPGNGEEASTPQAEPRVPTPPSGAEASLAEVPLLNEAAQEPLPPVGEGCANLLNFDELPEPPATFCDPEEEAEGEPLAASQVLTMPSALEEVDQVLEQELEPEPHLLTNGETTQKEGTQASEGYFSQSQEEEFAQSEEPCAKAPPPVFYNKPPEIDITCWDADPVPEEEEGFEGGD